Proteins encoded by one window of Teretinema zuelzerae:
- a CDS encoding ATP-binding cassette domain-containing protein, which yields MNVVEAENLTFTYRVEDRERPALRSASLAVGRGEFAAILGANGSGKSTFARHLNALLIPDSGRLSVAGLNLPAGNAAGPLTGDQIEARRRVGLVFQNPDTQFVSSIIYEDVAFALTNRGCAEEVARNRVRESLAAVGMSGYEERSPYALSGGQKQRIALAGVLAADPEVLVFDEATSMLDPEGRREILDALVSLKNREGRALVMVTHQVDEAALADRVILMDRGEAIASGSPREIFQDRALLARARLEPPVPVKLYLDLREAGIELSRCPLTVAEFAEEACRLK from the coding sequence GTGAACGTCGTTGAAGCTGAAAATCTGACATTTACCTATCGCGTGGAGGATCGGGAGCGGCCGGCCCTGAGGAGTGCGAGCCTTGCCGTCGGGCGCGGGGAATTCGCGGCGATTCTCGGGGCGAACGGTTCGGGGAAGTCCACGTTCGCGCGGCATTTGAACGCGCTGCTGATTCCCGATTCGGGGAGGCTTTCTGTCGCGGGGCTGAATCTGCCGGCGGGGAACGCAGCGGGGCCGTTGACCGGGGATCAGATCGAAGCGCGCAGGCGGGTCGGTTTGGTGTTCCAGAATCCGGATACTCAATTTGTTTCTTCTATAATATACGAGGATGTCGCGTTCGCGTTGACGAACCGGGGCTGCGCCGAAGAGGTTGCGAGAAATCGGGTGCGAGAGTCCCTTGCGGCTGTCGGAATGTCCGGCTACGAGGAACGGTCTCCGTATGCGTTGTCCGGCGGGCAGAAGCAGCGGATCGCGCTTGCCGGAGTGCTTGCCGCCGATCCTGAGGTGCTGGTTTTCGACGAGGCGACCTCCATGCTCGATCCGGAGGGCCGGCGGGAAATCCTCGACGCCCTTGTTTCGCTGAAGAACCGCGAGGGGCGCGCCCTGGTGATGGTAACCCATCAGGTAGACGAGGCGGCGCTTGCGGACCGCGTCATTTTAATGGATCGCGGAGAGGCGATAGCGTCGGGAAGCCCGCGGGAGATTTTTCAGGACCGCGCCCTGCTAGCGCGCGCGCGGCTCGAGCCGCCGGTTCCGGTGAAGCTGTATCTGGATCTTCGCGAGGCGGGAATCGAATTATCCCGCTGTCCGCTGACGGTTGCCGAGTTCGCGGAGGAAGCATGCCGCTTGAAGTAA
- a CDS encoding PocR ligand-binding domain-containing protein has translation MPFTAPNLDYIINAHNYQKIQDCLSEASDMAMLIVDFQGTPVTEHSRCSAYCSLVRSNPELNNLCRKCDARGGLEAARLSKPYIYRCHMGILDLAVPIVLGGVYAGAIMAGQVVPADEDAQELETIAEGRLSAIDGDFFAELEKQKKLLPVMSRDRVQIIANMLFQINNYMIEEALLKIELNDRLEASGSQDGRAAEGRPAYNSFIIRPALDYIASHYHERITLDEMASRCNISSSYFSKLFNKITGETFANYVNTLRIRKACEYLDQEDIPITTIAFNLGFDDISYFDKVFKKIAGTTPSAYKKN, from the coding sequence ATGCCTTTTACCGCTCCGAACCTCGACTACATCATCAACGCGCACAACTACCAGAAGATTCAGGACTGCCTTTCGGAGGCGTCCGACATGGCGATGCTCATCGTCGACTTTCAGGGAACTCCCGTCACCGAACACAGCAGATGCAGCGCCTACTGCTCGCTCGTCCGCTCGAATCCCGAACTCAACAACCTGTGCAGAAAATGCGACGCGCGCGGCGGGCTCGAAGCCGCCCGGCTTTCCAAACCCTACATCTACCGCTGCCACATGGGAATTCTCGATCTCGCCGTTCCCATCGTTCTGGGAGGCGTCTACGCCGGGGCCATCATGGCAGGACAGGTAGTTCCCGCCGACGAGGACGCTCAGGAGCTCGAAACGATAGCGGAAGGAAGGCTGTCCGCGATCGACGGAGATTTCTTCGCCGAACTGGAGAAACAGAAAAAACTCCTTCCGGTCATGTCGCGGGACAGGGTGCAGATCATCGCCAACATGCTCTTCCAGATCAACAACTACATGATCGAAGAAGCCCTGCTCAAGATAGAACTGAACGACCGGCTCGAGGCGAGCGGATCGCAGGACGGACGCGCCGCAGAAGGAAGGCCGGCGTACAACAGCTTCATCATCAGGCCCGCCCTCGACTACATCGCGTCGCATTACCACGAACGGATCACCCTGGACGAAATGGCGTCGAGGTGCAACATCAGTTCGAGCTACTTCAGCAAGCTCTTCAACAAAATCACCGGAGAGACCTTCGCGAATTACGTGAACACGCTCAGGATACGCAAGGCCTGCGAGTACCTCGACCAGGAAGACATTCCCATCACGACCATCGCTTTCAACCTCGGCTTCGACGACATCAGCTACTTCGACAAGGTGTTCAAGAAGATCGCGGGAACGACGCCTTCGGCCTACAAGAAAAACTGA
- the dhaL gene encoding dihydroxyacetone kinase subunit DhaL yields MNTLTTTDMAGLVARMADIIIENEKPFCELDSAAGDGDFGMSVAKGFKVLKSEWNALDRADIGSFLRDCSLIITEHCGGASGPIWGSAFRAAGKNAAGKALVDLGEFASLMQAAVEGIQKRGGAKLGDKTLLDALIPTVESLSASARAGLQIEAAFEKAAAAAREGAEKTREYSASKGRASYVGDRSLSHPDAGAMALGIIFTQIAETTAAGAV; encoded by the coding sequence ATGAACACGCTGACAACGACGGATATGGCCGGACTCGTCGCCCGCATGGCAGACATCATCATTGAAAACGAAAAACCCTTCTGCGAGCTCGATTCCGCGGCGGGCGACGGCGACTTCGGCATGTCGGTCGCCAAGGGCTTCAAGGTCCTGAAATCAGAATGGAATGCTCTCGACAGAGCTGACATCGGAAGCTTTCTCAGGGACTGCTCGCTGATCATCACCGAACACTGCGGAGGAGCCTCTGGCCCGATCTGGGGCTCGGCCTTCAGAGCCGCCGGCAAAAACGCCGCGGGGAAAGCCCTCGTCGATCTGGGAGAGTTCGCTTCTCTCATGCAAGCGGCAGTCGAGGGAATCCAGAAGCGGGGCGGCGCGAAGCTCGGAGATAAAACCCTTCTCGACGCCCTCATCCCTACCGTAGAATCGCTTTCGGCAAGCGCCAGGGCCGGGCTTCAAATCGAAGCGGCCTTCGAAAAAGCGGCGGCGGCGGCCCGCGAAGGCGCCGAAAAAACCCGCGAATACTCAGCGTCCAAAGGACGCGCGAGCTACGTAGGCGACCGAAGCTTGAGCCACCCCGACGCCGGAGCCATGGCCCTCGGCATCATCTTCACGCAAATCGCGGAGACGACGGCCGCGGGCGCGGTGTAA
- a CDS encoding CbiQ family ECF transporter T component, producing MPLEVRNAWYAYPSFHRGPAAKSALRGASFSVGRGEFVALMGKTGCGKSTLLQIAAGLASPSSGAVFLDGEELRKAGNEKIGIVFQYPETQLFALTAAADVGFALKRKRLPDAEREARIREAFDAVGLEYGEYADVSPLVLSGGEKRRVAIAGILASRPDYLLLDEPTAGLDPAGRRDFLFLLDRLNRRGVSILMATHDADAVCEHCSRVIVLEEGAVAEDSPVRESVLMPASPVRSVAAALREAGIDVGEGVFRYEELRTALAKRLKGMGGELRTALTERLKGMGGGLAQAAQPAQGGGLVQGGELAQGGGLVQGGELAQGGGLVQGGELAQGGGLAQGGERAQGGGLVQGGELAQGEGLAHGGGLAQGAQPAQGGGLAQGEGLAHGGGLAQPAQDDNRSLPPRPSFLERMNAGAKLASFCLLLAAVLFADTLAGFLLVAGAAAAVFSASGLRPSALARYLGGLGWFVFFVFVLNFLFFESSGGWSWWIFTPSRAGAAQGASIAFRVLILTLLGNALIETTSPPQLTGAIERAISPLSLLRLPAAEIALILGIALRFVPLLRDEADCIRKAQTARGARFDSRNIAVKTLSVLALTVPVFLVAFTRADELSQAMEARGFQGAVKRRKRMKALAFRDYAALAFSLCVPALICFFHW from the coding sequence ATGCCGCTTGAAGTAAGAAACGCCTGGTACGCGTATCCGTCTTTTCACCGCGGGCCGGCTGCCAAAAGCGCGCTCCGGGGAGCGTCGTTTTCCGTGGGCCGGGGCGAGTTCGTCGCCCTCATGGGAAAGACGGGGTGCGGAAAATCCACGCTGCTGCAAATCGCCGCGGGCCTCGCCTCTCCTTCGAGCGGGGCGGTCTTCCTGGACGGGGAAGAGCTCCGGAAGGCGGGGAACGAAAAAATCGGGATCGTGTTTCAATATCCGGAGACTCAGCTTTTCGCGCTCACCGCCGCGGCGGACGTCGGCTTCGCGCTGAAGCGGAAGAGACTTCCGGATGCGGAACGGGAGGCCAGGATTCGAGAGGCCTTCGATGCGGTCGGCCTTGAGTACGGCGAGTATGCCGACGTATCGCCTTTAGTACTTTCAGGCGGAGAGAAGCGCCGCGTCGCGATCGCGGGAATACTCGCTTCGCGTCCGGATTATCTGCTGCTCGACGAGCCGACGGCGGGATTGGACCCCGCGGGACGGCGCGATTTTCTGTTTCTTTTGGACCGGCTCAACCGCCGGGGCGTTTCGATACTCATGGCGACCCACGACGCGGACGCCGTGTGCGAGCATTGCTCCAGGGTAATTGTTCTTGAAGAGGGCGCCGTTGCGGAAGATTCTCCCGTCCGCGAGTCTGTTCTGATGCCGGCGAGTCCGGTGCGAAGCGTCGCCGCTGCTTTGCGCGAGGCGGGAATCGACGTCGGCGAGGGCGTGTTCCGTTACGAGGAGCTGCGCACAGCGTTGGCGAAAAGGCTGAAAGGCATGGGCGGGGAGCTGCGCACAGCGTTGACGGAAAGGCTGAAAGGGATGGGCGGGGGGCTCGCACAGGCCGCGCAGCCTGCACAGGGCGGGGGGCTCGTACAGGGTGGGGAGCTCGCACAGGGCGGGGGGCTCGTACAGGGTGGGGAGCTCGCACAGGGCGGGGGGCTCGTACAGGGTGGGGAGCTCGCACAGGGCGGGGGGCTTGCACAGGGCGGCGAGCGTGCACAGGGCGGGGGGCTCGTACAGGGCGGGGAGCTCGCACAGGGCGAGGGGCTCGCACACGGCGGGGGGCTCGCACAGGGCGCGCAGCCTGCACAGGGCGGGGGGCTCGCACAGGGCGAGGGGCTCGCACACGGCGGGGGGCTCGCGCAGCCTGCACAGGACGATAATCGCAGTCTGCCGCCCCGGCCGTCTTTTCTCGAGCGGATGAATGCCGGCGCGAAGCTGGCCTCGTTTTGTCTTTTGCTCGCGGCGGTGCTGTTCGCAGACACGCTCGCGGGATTTCTCCTCGTCGCCGGAGCGGCGGCAGCCGTATTCTCGGCGTCGGGGTTGCGCCCTTCTGCCTTGGCGCGCTATCTGGGCGGCCTGGGTTGGTTCGTGTTTTTCGTATTCGTTTTGAACTTTCTTTTTTTCGAGTCTTCCGGAGGATGGTCCTGGTGGATATTTACGCCTTCCCGCGCGGGCGCGGCGCAGGGAGCTTCGATCGCCTTCCGCGTGCTGATTCTGACCCTTTTGGGAAACGCGCTGATAGAGACTACTTCTCCGCCTCAATTGACCGGCGCGATCGAGCGCGCGATTTCTCCCCTGTCTCTGCTTCGCCTTCCGGCGGCGGAGATTGCCCTGATTCTGGGAATCGCGCTGCGATTCGTTCCGCTGCTCCGCGACGAAGCGGACTGCATCCGCAAGGCGCAGACGGCGCGAGGCGCCCGCTTCGATTCCCGGAACATCGCCGTTAAAACGCTGAGCGTTCTCGCGCTGACGGTTCCCGTTTTTCTGGTGGCCTTTACGCGCGCGGACGAGCTTTCGCAGGCGATGGAAGCGCGCGGTTTCCAGGGCGCCGTCAAGAGGCGCAAGCGCATGAAGGCGCTCGCGTTCCGCGACTACGCCGCTCTTGCGTTTTCGCTGTGCGTTCCTGCCCTTATATGTTTTTTTCATTGGTGA
- a CDS encoding class I SAM-dependent methyltransferase, whose product MEALIRKEDIIDFFNERASEWDARLVRNEAAISYILDAAGITEGVRVLDVACGTGVLFPDYLKRKTASVLGVDISSSMVEIARNKFARTGVDVLCADIMETDLSACFDRVVVYNAFPHFPDPAALIERLCGVLSPGGRLTIAHSMSRAQLDRHHSGAASGVSVGLMHEDELATLMGRKLAVDIKISTHDRFIVSGARA is encoded by the coding sequence ATGGAAGCCCTTATCCGGAAAGAAGACATTATCGATTTCTTCAACGAGCGCGCCAGCGAGTGGGACGCCCGCCTCGTGCGCAACGAAGCGGCAATCTCGTATATTCTCGACGCCGCCGGCATAACCGAAGGCGTGCGGGTGCTGGACGTTGCCTGCGGAACGGGAGTGCTGTTTCCCGACTATCTGAAGCGGAAAACAGCCTCCGTGCTCGGAGTCGATATTTCTTCGTCCATGGTAGAAATCGCGAGGAACAAATTCGCTCGAACGGGCGTCGATGTGTTGTGCGCCGACATTATGGAAACGGACCTGAGCGCTTGCTTCGATCGGGTTGTGGTCTATAACGCGTTTCCTCATTTTCCCGATCCGGCCGCGTTGATCGAACGCCTCTGCGGCGTGCTCTCTCCCGGAGGACGGCTTACGATCGCCCACAGCATGAGCCGCGCTCAGCTGGACCGGCATCACAGCGGCGCGGCGAGCGGGGTGTCGGTGGGCCTTATGCACGAGGACGAACTGGCCACCCTCATGGGACGCAAGCTCGCCGTCGATATAAAGATTTCAACGCACGACCGGTTCATCGTTTCCGGCGCGCGGGCGTAA
- the dhaK gene encoding dihydroxyacetone kinase subunit DhaK, with protein MKKIINAPETLVMEMCEGMQRAHPDKLVFIAKSKIIRRKTLNADKVSLISGGGSGHEPAHAGFVGEGMLDAAVCGDVFASPSTIQVYNAIRETKSNKGTLLIIKNYSGDCMNFDAAAEMAEEDDGIVAERVYVNDDVAVKDSLYTVGRRGVAGTVLVHKAAGAAAEKGLSLAEVKAVAEKAIANVRSMGFALTSCTVPAKGTPTFVLSEDEMEFGVGIHGEPGTRREETVTADELAEKLLDCICPDLPFTAGCETAVLVNGFGSTPLQELYLLFNSAAKSLEKRGIKIAKSYVGNYMTSIDMAGASITLMKLDEELKELLSAPADACGFKC; from the coding sequence ATGAAAAAGATCATCAATGCTCCCGAGACGCTGGTCATGGAAATGTGCGAAGGAATGCAGCGCGCCCATCCGGACAAGCTGGTTTTCATCGCCAAGAGCAAGATTATCCGCCGCAAGACGCTTAATGCTGACAAGGTCAGCCTCATCTCCGGCGGCGGAAGCGGCCACGAGCCGGCGCACGCGGGATTCGTCGGAGAGGGAATGCTGGACGCGGCGGTGTGCGGCGACGTGTTCGCCTCGCCGTCGACGATCCAGGTGTACAACGCGATCAGGGAAACCAAATCAAACAAGGGAACCCTGCTCATAATCAAGAACTACTCAGGCGACTGCATGAACTTCGACGCCGCCGCGGAGATGGCTGAAGAAGACGACGGAATCGTCGCCGAACGGGTGTACGTGAACGACGATGTCGCGGTGAAGGACAGCCTCTACACCGTCGGACGCCGCGGCGTCGCGGGAACGGTGCTGGTGCACAAGGCAGCAGGAGCGGCCGCGGAAAAGGGGCTCAGCCTCGCCGAGGTGAAAGCCGTCGCTGAAAAAGCAATCGCCAACGTCCGCTCGATGGGATTCGCCCTCACCTCTTGCACGGTGCCCGCCAAGGGAACCCCGACCTTCGTCTTAAGCGAAGACGAAATGGAGTTCGGCGTCGGCATCCACGGAGAGCCGGGCACGCGGCGCGAGGAAACCGTCACGGCAGACGAGCTAGCGGAAAAGCTTCTCGACTGCATCTGTCCCGATCTTCCCTTTACCGCGGGCTGCGAAACTGCCGTGCTCGTGAACGGATTCGGCTCGACTCCCCTTCAGGAGCTCTACCTTCTGTTCAACTCGGCCGCGAAGTCCCTCGAGAAGCGCGGCATCAAGATCGCGAAAAGCTATGTGGGCAACTACATGACCTCGATCGACATGGCGGGAGCCTCGATCACGCTGATGAAGCTCGACGAAGAACTCAAAGAACTGCTTTCCGCTCCGGCAGACGCCTGCGGATTCAAATGCTGA
- a CDS encoding ECF transporter S component, translating into MTAVKKSVVTAVSIALCVVLPMAFHAVPNAGSIYLPMHLPVLVCGLVCGWPFGLLCGLAGPLVSSMLTGMPPAAFLPMMMIELSVYGLMIGLLSRFIRTGVFLVDVYAALIPAMLIGRVVAGLARAFVFAPGKITMTIWFSGYFVTALPGIVIQLVLIPAIVLSLMRAGLVPSRSRSARNA; encoded by the coding sequence ATGACTGCTGTAAAGAAATCCGTTGTAACCGCCGTGTCCATCGCCCTTTGCGTCGTGCTTCCCATGGCCTTTCACGCCGTGCCGAACGCCGGCAGCATCTATCTTCCGATGCATCTGCCCGTTCTTGTCTGCGGCCTCGTGTGCGGCTGGCCGTTCGGACTCTTGTGCGGACTTGCCGGTCCCCTCGTTTCCTCGATGCTGACAGGAATGCCTCCCGCCGCCTTCCTTCCGATGATGATGATCGAACTTTCCGTGTACGGGCTTATGATCGGGCTTCTCTCCCGCTTCATCCGAACCGGCGTGTTTCTCGTCGATGTGTACGCCGCCCTGATTCCCGCCATGCTGATCGGCCGCGTCGTCGCCGGACTTGCGCGGGCCTTCGTGTTCGCTCCCGGAAAAATCACTATGACCATCTGGTTTTCCGGATACTTCGTTACCGCCCTTCCGGGCATCGTCATCCAGCTTGTGCTAATTCCCGCGATCGTCCTTTCCCTCATGCGCGCCGGTCTTGTACCTTCCCGCAGCCGATCAGCCCGTAACGCATAG
- a CDS encoding lipid II:glycine glycyltransferase FemX — protein MQKVLPPGLSCIRYDLPFLSPYTDSRFWTSAGQWKGAPRPELRELRMNYGTRFRQLRKAPLDHFSPDTVIISLREAEEVILSRMRQTTRNCVRKSLKSGLSFRVAGAESLPVWHELYSETARRKGFYFEGLAYFEKLFRDAEKFADLSRESGSPASAAVSDCSSTIGDSPAGGNPVPRFFVLLAELEGVPLAGIILGVCGTRGYYLYAGSSLERRDAMPNYGLQWEAIKLLKSMGCLEYDLMGVPPNGDPGHSMYGLYTFKTGLGGKIIHYAGCWDFPLDSDRYEHQRNAENLGGIR, from the coding sequence TTGCAGAAAGTTCTTCCCCCGGGCTTGTCCTGCATCCGCTACGACCTCCCCTTTCTATCTCCGTATACAGACAGCCGATTCTGGACATCCGCCGGCCAGTGGAAGGGCGCTCCCCGTCCGGAACTCCGCGAGCTGCGCATGAATTACGGTACCCGTTTCCGCCAGCTGCGCAAGGCGCCCTTGGATCATTTCAGCCCCGATACAGTGATCATCAGCTTGAGGGAAGCGGAAGAGGTTATTCTTTCACGCATGAGGCAGACGACGCGGAACTGCGTCAGAAAATCGTTGAAGAGCGGTCTTTCGTTCAGGGTCGCCGGCGCAGAGTCTCTTCCCGTTTGGCATGAGCTGTATTCGGAGACGGCGAGGCGGAAGGGCTTTTATTTCGAGGGCCTAGCGTATTTTGAGAAGCTGTTTCGCGATGCGGAGAAGTTCGCCGATCTTTCGCGCGAATCCGGCAGCCCAGCAAGCGCGGCCGTTTCAGATTGTTCGTCGACCATCGGCGATTCGCCGGCGGGTGGGAATCCCGTTCCGCGGTTTTTTGTTCTGCTCGCGGAACTCGAGGGCGTTCCGCTGGCCGGAATTATTCTGGGCGTATGCGGAACGCGCGGGTATTACCTGTACGCCGGATCGAGTTTGGAGCGGCGGGACGCCATGCCGAACTACGGGCTTCAGTGGGAGGCTATCAAGCTGTTGAAAAGCATGGGATGCCTTGAATACGATTTGATGGGTGTGCCGCCGAACGGAGACCCCGGACATTCGATGTACGGCTTGTATACATTCAAAACCGGACTGGGCGGAAAAATAATTCACTATGCCGGGTGTTGGGATTTCCCCCTCGATTCGGACCGCTATGAGCATCAGCGCAACGCGGAGAATCTCGGGGGAATCCGGTGA
- a CDS encoding glycerol dehydrogenase yields the protein MRKAFISPVKYIQCEGALRDLGAYVKLYGKSALLIAHRDDAARVKEALDFTAKEYGIAFVASDFGGECSRQEIARLKEKAAQANCDAVIGLGGGKAIDTAKCVADSVKPVIICPTIAATDAPTSSSAVLYTPEGAFDDYAYFVSNPNVVLVDTAVVAQAPARFLVSGMGDALSTWFEARSCMRSFARVNASGHGRPDACGTRAALALAELCYNTLLEDGVKAKLSCEAKSVTPALENIVEANILLSGLGFESGGLAAAHAVHNGLTVLEETHKFYHGEKVAFGTIVHLVLENAPTAELHEVIAFCKSVGLPVCLADLGVTEASKEKIAAVAKAACAPGESIHNMPFPVTEAAVCAAILAADKIGSRA from the coding sequence ATGAGAAAGGCATTCATCTCCCCGGTCAAATACATTCAATGCGAGGGGGCTCTCAGGGATCTGGGAGCCTACGTCAAGCTGTACGGAAAATCCGCCCTGCTGATCGCCCATCGCGACGACGCCGCCCGCGTCAAGGAAGCGCTCGATTTCACCGCGAAAGAATACGGAATCGCATTCGTCGCGTCGGACTTCGGCGGCGAATGCTCGCGCCAGGAAATCGCGCGGCTGAAGGAAAAAGCGGCGCAGGCGAATTGCGACGCTGTAATCGGACTCGGCGGAGGAAAGGCCATCGACACCGCCAAGTGCGTAGCGGACAGCGTCAAGCCGGTCATCATCTGCCCCACCATCGCCGCCACCGACGCGCCCACGAGTTCCTCCGCGGTGCTCTACACTCCCGAAGGAGCCTTCGACGACTACGCCTACTTCGTCAGCAATCCGAACGTCGTCCTCGTCGACACCGCGGTGGTCGCCCAGGCGCCCGCGCGCTTTCTCGTCTCAGGCATGGGCGACGCGCTTTCCACCTGGTTCGAAGCCCGCTCCTGCATGAGATCCTTCGCGCGGGTTAACGCGAGCGGACACGGAAGGCCGGATGCCTGCGGAACCCGCGCTGCTCTCGCGCTCGCCGAACTCTGCTATAACACCCTGCTCGAAGACGGCGTCAAGGCAAAACTCTCCTGCGAAGCGAAGTCCGTAACTCCCGCCCTCGAAAACATCGTCGAAGCGAACATTCTTCTTTCGGGGCTCGGCTTCGAAAGCGGCGGACTCGCCGCCGCCCACGCCGTCCACAACGGATTGACCGTCCTCGAGGAAACCCACAAGTTCTACCACGGAGAAAAGGTCGCCTTCGGAACCATCGTCCACCTCGTGCTCGAAAACGCGCCGACCGCGGAGCTTCATGAAGTCATCGCGTTCTGCAAGTCGGTCGGCCTCCCCGTCTGCCTCGCTGACCTCGGCGTAACGGAAGCATCGAAGGAAAAAATCGCCGCCGTCGCCAAGGCCGCCTGCGCGCCGGGAGAAAGCATCCACAACATGCCCTTCCCCGTTACCGAAGCAGCCGTTTGCGCGGCGATTCTCGCAGCGGACAAAATCGGGAGCCGGGCATGA
- a CDS encoding formylglycine-generating enzyme family protein — MKKNLWKAAYLLCIVLLLSFQSCDSPTNTPDDSGETPTTPTDPTTPTDPTTPTDPTTPTDPRTPTPGGSNLALTETDFNSSLVIGSSAVSTIGEIPYKMILANDGAEKVFPTGKSDTSTASLDHSFFIGETTVTNAVVRNILQWAYDEGKFSETVTDHNAISKYGAKFGTKTLLSFYNGSSNKYLPITFNEDTKQFAVDAGLENYPAVYVSWHGAVMFSNWLTEMRDGNTDNVVYSGIAESWLVQDTVVDITKNGYRIPSDIEWEYAARYRGLDAANSVVTEIKTIDFSIQPLKWTKGNSASGASGSTSVESATRAVAWYTNDPDMSTFAELMPVKGKLANHLGLYDMCGNAAQWCFDLAMPGYVRSTRGGTYYSNPRMYLNVGTITGYHPEKRESEIGFRLVRSR; from the coding sequence ATGAAGAAAAATCTCTGGAAAGCAGCATACCTTTTGTGTATAGTTCTTTTGCTTTCGTTCCAATCGTGCGATAGTCCTACGAATACCCCTGATGATTCCGGGGAGACGCCGACCACGCCGACCGATCCCACGACGCCGACTGATCCCACCACGCCGACCGACCCAACGACGCCGACCGACCCAAGGACGCCAACCCCTGGCGGAAGTAATCTGGCTCTGACTGAAACAGACTTTAATTCATCTTTGGTCATCGGCAGTTCTGCTGTATCAACCATCGGCGAGATACCATATAAAATGATTCTTGCCAACGATGGAGCAGAGAAGGTATTTCCGACTGGAAAATCCGATACGAGTACTGCGAGCCTTGACCATTCCTTTTTCATTGGTGAAACAACTGTAACGAATGCAGTTGTGCGGAATATTCTCCAGTGGGCATATGACGAGGGCAAATTTTCCGAAACCGTTACAGATCATAATGCTATAAGCAAATACGGGGCAAAGTTTGGTACAAAAACGCTACTATCTTTTTATAATGGATCATCGAACAAGTATTTACCCATTACCTTTAATGAAGATACAAAGCAATTCGCTGTCGACGCGGGTCTCGAGAACTATCCTGCTGTCTATGTTTCCTGGCATGGCGCTGTTATGTTCTCCAACTGGTTGACCGAGATGAGAGACGGCAATACGGATAATGTCGTGTATTCAGGAATAGCCGAATCCTGGCTTGTTCAGGATACGGTTGTTGATATTACAAAAAACGGCTATCGAATACCGAGTGATATCGAGTGGGAATACGCGGCAAGGTATCGCGGTTTGGATGCGGCGAATTCAGTCGTAACGGAGATAAAGACTATCGACTTTTCCATCCAGCCTCTGAAATGGACAAAGGGCAATTCTGCCAGCGGCGCATCGGGTTCAACGAGCGTGGAAAGCGCGACGAGGGCTGTCGCATGGTACACTAATGATCCGGATATGAGTACATTTGCGGAATTAATGCCCGTAAAGGGGAAACTGGCAAATCATTTGGGACTGTACGATATGTGCGGAAACGCTGCTCAGTGGTGTTTTGACCTAGCGATGCCCGGATATGTCAGGTCGACTCGAGGCGGAACGTATTACAGTAATCCCCGTATGTACCTGAATGTCGGTACGATAACCGGATATCATCCTGAGAAACGTGAATCCGAGATAGGATTCCGTTTGGTCAGGAGCCGGTGA